AAACTGTCAGGGACCAGCCAGGAGTGGGGGCTGCACCCTCTCTGGCTGGTCCCTTCCTAGCTGCCTTGCCCAGGTCAGGAGGTGCCAGGAGACACCACACCTTCTCAGCCACACAGTGCTGGTACTTCAACAGGGGGCTGGTGCAGATGAAGACCTGGATgctggagaggagggggaggggcacagCGTAAGGCGGAGGGACTTGTCCCCCctaaccccacacacaccctgcccccacctccgGCTTCCCCTTACTCCTCCATGGAGTTCATCTCGCGCATGGCTTCCAGGGCCCCGGGGATGGGCTCTAAGTCCAGGAAAAAGCCCGGGGCCTCGTACACACTGGccaccttgtcctggaagacacaCCCGGTCAGCGTCCGGCGGGAAGGGGCCACCCCGAGCTTCCTTGGGGGTGGAGGGAACCTGTGAACGCGCTGTTCATTTCAAACAGGTCGGCGCATGGTCGGGCTGCCCAAGGGGAGCGGGGTACAGTTCTGGAAGGCTCGGGGATCCAGCTTCCCGGGGACACGGTGGGGTCAAGGGGCCCGTGTTTCGGTGGGGGTCCTGGGGTGGGTGGGAGCTCCAGGGGCGCGGTGAGGTTACAGGGGGGGATCCGAGCTCGCGGGCGCGATGGGTGTTGGGCCTGCGCGGCCCCCTCCTACCGCCAGGTCGGGCCGCAGGCGGCGGTACTGCTCCCGGGCCAGGAAGCCGCGGCGCTCCTCCAGCGGCACGAACGGCTCGGCGGGGAAGCGGCTGCGGAAGCCCCGCAGGAGGCCGCCCTCAAAGTCGGCCAGCACCCCGTCCATGTCCACCAGCACCCGCACGGCGCGCGCCATCGCCTCGGagccgggcggggcggggccaggTGGAGGGGCTTCCGGAGTCGCCGCGGAAGGGccggccctcccctcccctccccgctcgCTGCGGGACCCCGGCTCCCCCGCGTGCGGCGCGCCGGTACCGGACAGCCGGACACAGGGCTAATGGACAACGGGAAGCAGGCCTGCCTTCAAGTGAGCACCCAAACCCAGCCTGGTACTGCCAAGCGGGTGCAGATCCGCGTGTTGCAGGTTGCTTCTCCTTGGGCTTCTCTGGCCTGTGAGCCTAAGGGAAAGGGCCTGGTGGAAGCACCCCACCATGGCGAAACCAATCGG
This window of the Tenrec ecaudatus isolate mTenEca1 chromosome 10, mTenEca1.hap1, whole genome shotgun sequence genome carries:
- the NT5C gene encoding 5'(3')-deoxyribonucleotidase, cytosolic type, with product MARAVRVLVDMDGVLADFEGGLLRGFRSRFPAEPFVPLEERRGFLAREQYRRLRPDLADKVASVYEAPGFFLDLEPIPGALEAMREMNSMEDIQVFICTSPLLKYQHCVAEKYHWVEKHLGPQFVERIILTRDKTLVVGDLLIDDKETIQGQEETPSWEHILFTCCHNQHLALPPTRRRLLSWSDNWRGIIDAKRGALL